A segment of the Bacillus licheniformis DSM 13 = ATCC 14580 genome:
GAGCCGTTATGCGTGGCTTGTCATCATCCAGCCGTTCGGCTCAAATGAACATGACGCATACTTGGTTGATGCCGAGACAGATGAGGTGAAACATTTTGATGACAAATGAAGAAAAAAAAGCGGTGTTTATCGATTTGTATGAGCTCTATCAAGAAAGTGAACTGGAAGAGGAAACGATGATCTGGATGAAAGAGCATGAGCAGTTTTTTCAGGATCAGGCTGAAGCGGCAGCAGCCGGTAATAGAGAGCTCCCCGGCATGCAAAAAACAGATGATCATCAGAAGCTCCTTCATATCAAGATTTTTGTTTACTCGTTATATGGTGCTTTCCTGCTCCTATCGATTTGGATGACGGTGTGGTTTTTTTTCTAAATGGCTCACAATAATAAACAGACGATTGAAGAACTGTACAGGGAATATTATCATGACATCATGTACTATTTGTACAGGCGAACCCATCAGCTTGAGACGGCGAAAGACCTGGCGCAGGATACGTTTCTAAAAGCTTTTGCGGGCCTGGAGTCTTTCAGGGGCCATTCCTCGATCAAAACATGGCTGTATACGATCGCACATCATACGTTTATCAACTGGTACAGAAAAGATAAAAAAATCCAATTTTCCGACGTGGCGGCCTGCGGCGATATGGAACAGCACACATTTGAAATGCCTGAGCGCCATTTGGCAAACGCCATAATGCAGGAAGAGCTGAAACATCACATTGACCGGCTGAAAGAAGATTACCAGACTGTCCTCATTTTAAGAGAGTTTCAAGAGCTGTCATACGAGGAAATAGCGGAAGTGCTGAATTGGAAACTGTCAAAGGTAAAAACCAATCTTCACCGGGCCCGCCTGGAGCTGAAAAAAAGCTTGGAAGGCAGGGAGGTTTAACAATATGAAATGCCATCTTGTAAGAGATTTACTGCCTTTATACATAGAAGGCGATTGCAGCCGCAAAACGGAACGTTTGGTTGCCGCACACATTAAGACATGCGAGGATTGCCGGGAAATGTACGACATGATGAGGGAACCTGTCAATTTTCATGGTGACGGAGGATTGCCAAAGGAAGCAGAAGAAGCGGAAGAACAAAAGTTCAGGAAAGCGTATTATCAAAGGCTGATTCTCAAAGGGGCAGCGCTGTTTGGCGGGGGCTACTTGCTGATGCTTTTGATTTACTTATTCTTTTTATAAGAACTGGCGGCAACCAGCCGCCGGTTTTTTGATATAAAATCAAAAGCCCCTTCATTCGGTAGGGGCTTCTTTCCTATTCAAGCAGGCCTTTTTCGCGCATTCTTTTTTTCAGTGTGAAACCGCTTCCCATAATGACGATCAGAATCGCGATGGCGATTGCGACGCCGGCTGCGCTTTTTTCGGCGACTGCAACTCCGATCATCATGATGCTGATCACTGCAGCAAGTGCGAATAATAAGAAAATCCATTTGATTTGTTTCACTGTTTTTCCATCCCCTTAGTATGAAGTCTACTGTTAGTTTACAGAAAATCGCGCTGGATAGAAAGGGGCAATGGGAGCTGAAAATTTGAAACAAATTGAAATAACTTTGTTTGTCAGTTATAATATGAAAGATTATCTGAATTTTTTTAGGAGATGAAAATGTGAAACTTCGAGAAGATCTTCGCAATATCGCTATTATCGCCCACGTTGACCATGGAAAAACGACGCTGGTGGATCAGCTCCTCCATCAGGCCGGTACATTCCGTGCAAATGAAAACGTGGCTGAGCGCGCCATGGATTCCAATGATTTGGAAAGAGAGCG
Coding sequences within it:
- a CDS encoding sigma-70 family RNA polymerase sigma factor is translated as MAHNNKQTIEELYREYYHDIMYYLYRRTHQLETAKDLAQDTFLKAFAGLESFRGHSSIKTWLYTIAHHTFINWYRKDKKIQFSDVAACGDMEQHTFEMPERHLANAIMQEELKHHIDRLKEDYQTVLILREFQELSYEEIAEVLNWKLSKVKTNLHRARLELKKSLEGREV
- a CDS encoding anti-sigma factor family protein, which codes for MKCHLVRDLLPLYIEGDCSRKTERLVAAHIKTCEDCREMYDMMREPVNFHGDGGLPKEAEEAEEQKFRKAYYQRLILKGAALFGGGYLLMLLIYLFFL
- a CDS encoding YlaF family protein, which encodes MKQIKWIFLLFALAAVISIMMIGVAVAEKSAAGVAIAIAILIVIMGSGFTLKKRMREKGLLE